A stretch of DNA from Coccidioides posadasii str. Silveira chromosome 1, complete sequence:
GCAGGCGCTGTATCTGTTTCGTCGGATAAGCCACCGGGCCGCTGTGAAAGCTCTGAATCAAAACCTTTAGTAGATATGCCACTTCCAGTCGACGGAGGGCGTATTTCCGTCCTAGAAGCTCCAGGGGTAGAGCGAGGTGTGACGAAATTCTCCTCAGTATCAGCCCGAAGACTCTTCTGCTCAATGCTTCCTTTAGAGCCTCCCGGAGAAGGACGTAGAATTCCCGATGTAAAATCATGTGGCTTATCTAGAGGTGAAAGCCTTTGCTTTACCGTCTCCGAAGGTGAGCCGCCCTCGAGATCCAGATTGAGCTGCAAGTTATTCCGCACAACAGGCTGATTTTGGTTAGCTGAAGGGACAGAGTGGGAAGGCCCCTCGTTGTCGTGGGGCGCGGATATTTTAATTGGTGTCTCAACGGCCTGATTTTGTCTACTATCGGTAGTGATAGGCCCGGCCCGGTGCCTTGACATCGATTCAGCAGAAAATGATGTGGGAGGAGTATAGTCTGGGAGAACAGGTGATTCGGCAGCCTTCGAAGAGAGGCCATCTCTTGACGGCGGTGTTTGTAAAGGTTGAGTTGGAGAGAATGGGGGCCGCATTTTAGGCATCTGCTCCTGACTTGGTTGGGGTCGCATAAATTGTTCCCTTGATGGCTGTCTTCGAGACTCTCGGGGGCCATCGCGACTTGGAGCACGATTTGAAAGCGGTGACTGTGGCACGCTGCGCTGAGCGGAAGGGGATCTCGAGCGGGGAAGCCGTGGGTCTGGCCTGGCAGGATGTGGTTCTGAAATTTTAGGGGCTTTGGCTGGATGGGGCCCTCCAGGTACGTTGCCGGTAAGTATATCTCTATCTCGAGAATCAAAACCTACCAACGCGGGAACCTTGCCACCAGTATACTTCTTGTAGATCTTAACTAGACTACCGATAAAAAAGTCTCGTTCTTTTGGGGTATCCGATTGCCAATAATACGGCTTAGTGATTGTAACCACAAACCCGATGTTAGACGCCAATTGCTTTTGTTGTTGCTCGATTGGATTGGAGGGAACTAGATTCTCGAAGGTCTGTATGCGAGCCAGGTCGTCCAACATCCAAGTTTTCCCAATGGAAAATGAGCCATCGCTGTTTTCTCGGGCTTTATGCATTCGCACCCTTCCCGACCTCCGTACTGCAACGATGATTACCCTTGGCTTCTTATTCTCTGGCGGGGAGGAGGGTGGTGGTGGACTAGATGGGTATGCGCCATCTTCCGTAACGCGAATATGGGTAATATAGGATTCGACAACTACTCAAAGCACAAATAGCGTCAATAAAGTCCACACGAACAGACCCCAAGCTAGACTTGAGGAACTGTTAAAAGCAACATACCCGATCCATCTGGCTCCTTTTTGGAAAAACAACTCTGAATAATCCGCTGCTTTTCGTCTTCGAACTTTTCTGCCCGCGACATGCCCGATACTCCAGGCATTGGACCTCCACCGTTACGAAAGTCTCCGCCAGGCCGACGTTCTTTCTGAGGTGATAAATTCGAGGGGAGCCCTCGATGACGATCACGCCCACTCATTCTAGTATGGAGAGGTGAGACCGAAGCAATAATAATGGTGGCCAGGTGGCGTTTCTAGACGTGAGGTATGCGCTTAACCACCTGATGCAAACGCCCATAACACAGATCGTATCCGGTGAAAACGACCATGACCCGGAGATGCCTGCAGCAGAGGATTGAAGGACACCCAAACAGTTA
This window harbors:
- a CDS encoding uncharacterized protein (EggNog:ENOG410PHSF~COG:U), producing MSGRDRHRGLPSNLSPQKERRPGGDFRNGGGPMPGVSGMSRAEKFEDEKQRIIQSCFSKKEPDGSVVESYITHIRVTEDGAYPSSPPPPSSPPENKKPRVIIVAVRRSGRVRMHKARENSDGSFSIGKTWMLDDLARIQTFENLVPSNPIEQQQKQLASNIGFVVTITKPYYWQSDTPKERDFFIGSLVKIYKKYTGGKVPALVGFDSRDRDILTGNVPGGPHPAKAPKISEPHPARPDPRLPRSRSPSAQRSVPQSPLSNRAPSRDGPRESRRQPSREQFMRPQPSQEQMPKMRPPFSPTQPLQTPPSRDGLSSKAAESPVLPDYTPPTSFSAESMSRHRAGPITTDSRQNQAVETPIKISAPHDNEGPSHSVPSANQNQPVVRNNLQLNLDLEGGSPSETVKQRLSPLDKPHDFTSGILRPSPGGSKGSIEQKSLRADTEENFVTPRSTPGASRTEIRPPSTGSGISTKGFDSELSQRPGGLSDETDTAPALPSISTPIEDVKPAISTIEDDTSRRRGSAEPAPLQISIKKTTVSPQSEEETHRPGLGPMVKKMGGKDLANTFRKAATAYGAFKPRAGGAAERLMAAKEKSDNGPDGITSVVPAPFLRAQVNETGKLATQTETTGSQELSKLQVTDASSERSLSVGAAARKRRPVSPRPRPEAREDNSAQYCNALGIDHSLLNGRGVDFDHILTDLGWDGKLKDGKTADDLETDIRREIGRVQASSWLGHLESQEGQVNELAQLFDRAIEECEELDGLLTLYSHELSTLADDVVYIEAQAEGLQVKVSNQKLLQAELQNLLKSPERD